From one Mesomycoplasma ovipneumoniae genomic stretch:
- a CDS encoding type IV secretory system conjugative DNA transfer family protein produces MKLEQFPKALQKIIIAIISFVAPFLICLGIWPWIFAKKFNPIKNIFNAYYSLILDWKEIVWILLIAFLSSFIFYFIIHFFERHKKKLFSKDLNKTFLLFDEIEKIGSQTEFKNLFLVQKEKKLSLIKKDKSTISEKSGWVIKTELVNKKTNEVDFYVCSNSHAFILGDTRSGKTQKFIIPTIKYNIHIKDENKRPNLMVIDPKGELFTSLSEEIENQGYEIVLLDFQNLGKSRGINFLSLIWDKFHSPYKTEAEKLQNYDVASSWLQKTIESIHEWDNNSKDSFWSKQAQEIIYIIGWYLLLYSNIDKTFTKEKYVFANFAYFLSLHNFVKGPWIEICKNSNNKELSSFYNEKIAQFISTNPDTLTSILVNAYGAISKFNSIGLKMFSSKDQTNFDELVQQSDPDFKEKFNSNIKPFAVFITFQLDSNIGQLMIPSIINNCYSSLISIANSKPNRRNFRDFLFLGDEFGNLPSVYQMSTKMSTAASYGIYFALVLQNIQQLTKYGKENDTILSNSALKIYFRSNDIKSIETFVKFAGKKDVIKKSYSNSEKAEKSNQTSNSETVSQENIISVNKLAQMPPEQSWVFVTGLKPIHIKTNFAYEIWNHPQKSLESFYENKEVNFNFDFIEFDFEKKLNGESGNFINGAQKNILDQKELDKTIIEYSIVYKKYFKKLDIEKDELNNELKKMIDKLKNLVNSSENKSNLVANKKVKNDLNFKLVEKIEKEINSLNLLLNSDKQWVDDSYKSSIKNQIVKKEIQLTELKNQKFGK; encoded by the coding sequence ATGAAGTTAGAACAATTTCCAAAAGCATTACAAAAAATTATAATTGCTATCATTAGTTTTGTTGCTCCATTTTTAATTTGTTTGGGTATTTGGCCTTGGATTTTTGCAAAGAAATTTAATCCAATTAAAAATATTTTTAATGCTTATTACTCATTAATTTTGGACTGAAAAGAAATTGTTTGAATTTTATTAATAGCATTTCTTAGCTCATTTATTTTTTATTTTATTATTCATTTTTTCGAACGCCACAAAAAAAAACTTTTTTCAAAAGACTTGAACAAAACTTTTTTACTTTTCGATGAAATTGAAAAAATAGGTAGTCAAACAGAATTTAAAAATTTATTTTTAGTTCAAAAAGAAAAAAAATTAAGTTTAATTAAAAAAGACAAAAGCACTATTTCTGAAAAATCTGGTTGAGTAATAAAAACTGAATTAGTCAATAAAAAAACTAATGAAGTCGATTTTTATGTTTGTTCAAATTCTCATGCCTTTATTTTAGGTGACACAAGATCTGGGAAAACTCAAAAATTCATTATCCCGACAATCAAATACAACATTCACATCAAAGACGAAAACAAAAGACCTAATTTAATGGTGATTGATCCAAAAGGTGAACTTTTTACTAGCCTCTCTGAGGAAATTGAAAACCAAGGTTATGAAATTGTTTTGCTGGATTTTCAAAATTTAGGCAAATCTCGGGGAATAAATTTTTTATCATTGATTTGAGACAAATTTCATTCTCCCTATAAAACTGAAGCAGAAAAACTACAAAATTATGATGTTGCATCAAGTTGACTCCAAAAAACAATCGAATCTATTCACGAGTGGGATAACAATAGTAAAGACAGTTTTTGATCAAAACAAGCTCAAGAGATAATTTATATAATAGGTTGATATTTACTTCTTTATTCAAATATCGATAAAACATTTACCAAAGAAAAATATGTTTTTGCAAATTTTGCTTATTTTTTATCACTTCATAATTTTGTCAAAGGACCTTGAATTGAAATTTGTAAAAATTCAAATAATAAAGAACTTTCTTCATTCTATAATGAAAAAATTGCTCAGTTTATCAGCACCAATCCAGATACTCTAACTTCGATACTTGTGAATGCTTATGGCGCTATTTCAAAATTTAACTCAATAGGCCTAAAAATGTTCTCTTCAAAAGATCAAACAAATTTTGACGAACTAGTACAACAATCAGATCCTGATTTTAAAGAAAAATTTAATTCAAATATTAAACCTTTTGCAGTTTTTATTACGTTTCAACTCGATTCAAATATCGGACAACTAATGATCCCTTCGATCATAAACAATTGTTATTCTTCTTTAATTTCAATAGCAAATTCTAAACCAAACCGACGAAATTTTAGAGATTTTCTATTTTTGGGTGATGAATTTGGAAATTTGCCTTCCGTTTATCAAATGTCGACCAAAATGTCGACAGCCGCGTCTTATGGAATTTATTTTGCATTAGTTTTGCAAAATATTCAGCAACTGACTAAATATGGTAAGGAAAATGATACTATCTTATCAAATTCTGCTTTGAAAATTTACTTCAGATCCAACGACATTAAATCGATTGAAACCTTCGTTAAATTCGCTGGGAAAAAAGACGTAATTAAAAAATCCTATTCAAATTCTGAAAAAGCCGAAAAATCTAATCAAACTTCTAATTCTGAAACAGTTTCTCAAGAAAATATCATAAGCGTTAATAAATTAGCACAAATGCCACCTGAACAATCATGAGTCTTTGTCACGGGGTTAAAGCCAATTCATATAAAGACGAATTTTGCTTATGAAATTTGAAATCATCCGCAGAAAAGCTTGGAAAGTTTTTATGAAAACAAAGAAGTTAATTTTAATTTTGATTTTATTGAATTTGATTTTGAAAAAAAATTAAATGGCGAAAGCGGAAATTTTATAAATGGTGCTCAAAAAAATATACTAGACCAAAAAGAGTTAGATAAAACAATAATCGAATATTCAATAGTTTACAAAAAATATTTTAAAAAACTTGATATTGAAAAAGATGAACTAAACAACGAACTAAAGAAAATGATTGATAAATTAAAAAATTTAGTTAATTCTAGTGAAAACAAAAGTAATTTAGTTGCAAATAAAAAAGTAAAAAATGACTTGAATTTTAAATTAGTAGAAAAAATCGAAAAAGAAATTAATTCACTTAATTTACTTCTAAATTCCGATAAGCAATGAGTTGATGATAGTTATAAAAGTTCAATTAAAAATCAAATAGTTAAAAAGGAAATTCAATTAACTGAACTAAAAAATCAAAAATTTGGGAAATAA